One window of the Rhipicephalus microplus isolate Deutch F79 chromosome 2, USDA_Rmic, whole genome shotgun sequence genome contains the following:
- the LOC142796346 gene encoding uncharacterized protein LOC142796346 isoform X1 — MQAYVTAGTVIIQRMGRGSMHGSLIWKDCDLLGSFERTKLPNGWLQAYFSSRAMQLAHMQSKSWSAPLVFCAGRSISIRQDTGINNNVPAVTRGLVLHGHVQCIKNRAQKTNKYKGTASDCSPAQSLQQQKEHIVMSGAAAA, encoded by the exons atgcaagcctatgtcactgctgggactgttatcattcagcggatggggcgtggaagcatgcatggcagcctcatctggaaggactgcgatctgcttgggagcttcgagcgcacaaaactgcctaacggctggctgcaag cctatttcagcagcagagcgatgcagctagcacacatgcaatccaagtcatggagcgctcctttggtgttctgtgcaggacgcagcatatccatccggcaagacactggtatcaacaataatg ttccagcagtaacaaggggtttggtgctccacggtcatgtacagtgtatcaagaacagagcacagaagaccaacaagtataaagggactgccagtgactgttctcctgctcaaagtttacaacagcagaaagagcacattgtgatgtcaggagcagctgctgcttaa
- the LOC142796346 gene encoding uncharacterized protein LOC142796346 isoform X2, translating to MQAYVTAGTVIIQRMGRGSMHGSLIWKDCDLLGSFERTKLPNGWLQAYFSSRAMQLAHMQSKSWSAPLVFCAGRSISIRQDTGINNNAVTRGLVLHGHVQCIKNRAQKTNKYKGTASDCSPAQSLQQQKEHIVMSGAAAA from the exons atgcaagcctatgtcactgctgggactgttatcattcagcggatggggcgtggaagcatgcatggcagcctcatctggaaggactgcgatctgcttgggagcttcgagcgcacaaaactgcctaacggctggctgcaag cctatttcagcagcagagcgatgcagctagcacacatgcaatccaagtcatggagcgctcctttggtgttctgtgcaggacgcagcatatccatccggcaagacactggtatcaacaataatg cagtaacaaggggtttggtgctccacggtcatgtacagtgtatcaagaacagagcacagaagaccaacaagtataaagggactgccagtgactgttctcctgctcaaagtttacaacagcagaaagagcacattgtgatgtcaggagcagctgctgcttaa
- the LOC142796346 gene encoding uncharacterized protein LOC142796346 isoform X4: MQAYVTAGTVIIQRMGRGSMHGSLIWKDCDLLGSFERTKLPNGWLQGRSISIRQDTGINNNAVTRGLVLHGHVQCIKNRAQKTNKYKGTASDCSPAQSLQQQKEHIVMSGAAAA, from the exons atgcaagcctatgtcactgctgggactgttatcattcagcggatggggcgtggaagcatgcatggcagcctcatctggaaggactgcgatctgcttgggagcttcgagcgcacaaaactgcctaacggctggctgcaag gacgcagcatatccatccggcaagacactggtatcaacaataatg cagtaacaaggggtttggtgctccacggtcatgtacagtgtatcaagaacagagcacagaagaccaacaagtataaagggactgccagtgactgttctcctgctcaaagtttacaacagcagaaagagcacattgtgatgtcaggagcagctgctgcttaa
- the LOC142796346 gene encoding uncharacterized protein LOC142796346 isoform X3, whose translation MQAYVTAGTVIIQRMGRGSMHGSLIWKDCDLLGSFERTKLPNGWLQGRSISIRQDTGINNNVPAVTRGLVLHGHVQCIKNRAQKTNKYKGTASDCSPAQSLQQQKEHIVMSGAAAA comes from the exons atgcaagcctatgtcactgctgggactgttatcattcagcggatggggcgtggaagcatgcatggcagcctcatctggaaggactgcgatctgcttgggagcttcgagcgcacaaaactgcctaacggctggctgcaag gacgcagcatatccatccggcaagacactggtatcaacaataatg ttccagcagtaacaaggggtttggtgctccacggtcatgtacagtgtatcaagaacagagcacagaagaccaacaagtataaagggactgccagtgactgttctcctgctcaaagtttacaacagcagaaagagcacattgtgatgtcaggagcagctgctgcttaa